The following nucleotide sequence is from Labeo rohita strain BAU-BD-2019 chromosome 3, IGBB_LRoh.1.0, whole genome shotgun sequence.
ATGCAAGAAGTACACAAGAGGCTTAGTTTATTTGTCAAAacaggttttattttatatgccaACAGCTATAGCTTTTGAATTTACTTTAGTTACAAACCAGATTTAAGAACATGATGTTTTATTATAGAAAAGTAGTAGGAAAAATAAACTAGTTGGAAACCTCACATAAAGGTTCACATGTACCGCTAAAGCTCATGGCAATTTATTGTAGTTGCGCTCCCTCTAGTGGTTTAGATAGGCAGTGCCACAGCAGAATGATAATGCTGATTTGGCATACAAATGAGAAGGGTGTGATTGAGATACTCCATACTGAGTAAGTGAAAATTGTGTAATAACAAAGCTGGATAAGTGACAGAACAAGGCAGAGAATCATTCAGCATTCAGGTAGCCTTATTTAAGCGATTAGTCCACTTGATTTCAATCCCCCGGATCCTGACCTCGCCTTCAAAGTGCATGTATTTGTACTTCTCAGCTCCTTGACAGTTAGGGAAGTGAAACTGAGAACCATCAGGAAGAGTCACCAGGAATTCCTCATTGGTGAAAGTGATTTTTAACTGTAGGAAGAAAACAAGACGGCAATTAAAATCCTGATATAAGGGGCCATTAAATTTCATCCACagctcatttattattattacactgttAGAAATCGCTGTAGATTTAGCTGCACAGTACTGTAAAAACCTACAGTACAATACCACATTTATATATcacagtaaaatactgtaatttatatTGCATTCTGGGTAATTTTGACTTGGCgggaatattttacagtatatttcagTGTTGCTGTAACCTTGCTGTAGCCTGACTGTAATAGGCCAGGCAATAATACAGGACTGCTGTCAGAGttaaaggttcatgaaaccctgtactactttttctgagattttatcagaggtgtttgtgttgcacatcatagatgacaatgttagcatctgttaagtttaattGTTGGCTTATTCCCATGGAGTTCGGCACAAATGCGACTCATAACGTTAGTGAGTGTAATTGTGGTTTTTACAGCTCCTTgacgcaacccatcaaaatGATTATAAACGGCccaaaataagccttaaaagttaatagaggtgcaacagcacgttcatatatatgttttcgatgcagagtgcaaatgcctgtgcatttatttgtgttattgtGGGACCTGTTCAAGGAGGGGGCCCGTGATTGGCTGTGGAGTAGATTGACAGGCCATGGGTAGCGCCGATCGCCAAAGCCTTACCACGCCCCCCACATATTTGCGCTATTAGGAGCTTCTCCATAAATTCCATATTACCATTAGAGATTGAAACGTCACCAGTGCCGGCCTGTAGGTTTGCGGGGCCCTAGGCAAGATAATGAAAATAGGCCCCACTAGTGTAAAAAAACTGTCACAGAAATTTGACTAGTGAAGATAAAGCACAtgaaatttcaatatttaagcATGAATGTGTATTGATCGTCACACATTCAACAAAcatgtgtaaaaatatatatatatatataaccaaaaaaaaaaaaaataggagtGCAAGTGAGATTGAGTAAAGtatacacaaaaactaaacagaataaattgagcataaacaaaataaacataggccttaatattcataaatgatGAGAAAAGctattctgctttttttttaaggattgaTTGATGAtcacatgaaaaaatatttttaaaaaactttactgAATTACAGTGGATCCGGGTCCATAATTATAACATAACATGCTAAATGTGGCTCAATTTTTCCTTATATGACAAGTCTGTCTGTGATCATGGGCATcactgcatgtaaaaaaaaaaattaaataaatactacagcaataaatattatgtatatagcagccaaaaaatctatttttccAGCCCTGGAAAGATATTGTTTGGATTCCATTTCTACCACAACTTTACTTTAATCTCTATGTCATTCTTTCatgtcaaataattttaaaatggcattaaTGTATAACTTAGACTTCATTTCGAGAGACTATTCTGAGAGACAATATTAAGTGATTTCCAAAGTCTAAACCATAACAacaaattttacagaaaaatgcaGCATGACCTGTTAACATACAGGAGGCCTAACTATAAAagctataaaaaattattataaaattaattatgatttaaaatctttgaccaaaaaaaaaaaaaaaaaaacttaacttttTGTCAGAAAATCTTATGCATTCactgagagagagggaaaaaaaactccactggagaaaaaaaacttacagaGAAGTGTTATTattcctatttttacccaaaataagaaaataaggtGTTAATATATGTAATAGAATTAAAGTACCGCAAGAGCGAGTTGAAAGCATACAGAGCTGTCTGCGCTCTATAGTTCTTGCGGaactttgattttaaaaacgAATCTTTCTACGCAGCGGCGTTTTAAATCGAACGCACCTAAAAATCCAATTGACAACCTCGCGGCCGTGGGGCCCTCCTCTTAAGTCGGGGCCCTAGGCGACCGCCTGTATCGCCTGTATCACCGGCActgttcttaatactgtgttgttacctgtgttttttttttgtttagtgacagttgttcatgactCACTTGTTTGTGAGTTAAACTGCCTGATGTTCttaaaaaaattcttcaggtcccaaagATTCTTTCGCTTTTCTGCcttgttgtgtatttgaaccctttccaacaatgattgtatgagtttcaaatccatcttttcacactaaggagaactgagggactcatatgcaactattacagaaggtttaaacactcattactgctccagaaggaaacgcaatgcattaagaaccaggggtgcaaacttttgaacagaataaaaatgtgttcattttcagatgtgttttgcctaaacatcatatttttgtcatttagtactgcccttcagatgctacagaagatacttacatgtttcccaaaagacaaaatctttaaattcaaaacgttttcacccccccagcttttaatgcattggactatatgtaaacggaTAATGAATCTTatacaggtcagtactaaataaaaaataagatgcGTTTTATtcaatccctcttattttagtcaaataaataacattttgcggattctgcaaggtgtatgtaaacttttgacctcaactgtatatttttttaaattatgctttATATAAagttatgcttttttttatttgtttgttttccccaAGTTCCccataatttcttaaaataaaccaATGCCTTGGACATCACTTATTTGATGTAAAATTAGTATCATGACTACATTTAAGTTTCCCTTGTTtcaaaccacagaaaaaaaaatccctatATCAGTAAATTCTTGAATTATGCTGTCTAGTTTCTCATgcactaaatattttattcatgtcaTGAATGACCTATTTTAAACTATCAGTGGGACTTCATATTTTTAACGTGTTTGTATGATGAGCACCTGTTGGAATTGATGCTTTTGTTTCATTCCAAATGTTCTCCATCTGTTCTCCCATAATGAATCGtaactaaatgtaaacacataAGATGGTTCTGCCTGAACACATTAAACATGCAAGAAGTACACAAGAGGCTTAGTTTATTTGTCAAAacaggttttattttatatgccaACAGCTATAGCTTGTGAATTCACTTTAGTTACAAACCAGATTTAAGAACATGATGTTTTATTATAGAAAAGTAGTAGGAAAAATAAACTAGTTGGAAACCTCACATAAAGGTTCACAAGTACCGCTAAAGCTCATGGCAATTTATTGTAGTTGCGCTCCCTCTAGTGGTTTAGATAGGCAGTGCCACAGCAGAATGATAATGCTGATTTGGCATACAAATGAGAAGGGTGTGATTGAGATACTCCATACTGAGTAAGTGAAAATTGTGTAATAACAAAGCTGGATAAGTGACAGAACAAGGCAGAGAATCATTCAGCATTCAGGTAGCCTTATTTAAGCGATTAGTCTACTTGATTTCAATCCCACGGATCCTGACCTCGCCTTCAAAGTGCATGTATTTGTACTTCTCAGCTCCTTGACGGTTAGGGAAGTGAAACTGAGAACCATCAGGAAGAGTCACCAGGAATTCCTCATTGGTGAAAGTGATTTTTAACTGTAGGAAGAAAACAAGACGGCAATTAAAATCCTGATATAAGGGGCCATTAAACTTCATCCACagctcatttattattattaccatctTTAAGTTTATGCTTAAACAGCAGTTCATTCAAATATATACGAGTCTTGCCTGGAACTCCTCGTTCTGATTAAATGGAAAGCTTCCTTCTCTGACTTCCTCACACCAATTGCCGTCCTGGAATGAATTGCACACTACAGTGCGCTGGTCACCATGAGCGTCAAAACGAGGGTTCATGTGTAGAGCGATGTCCTCGGCGCTGTGACCAATGTTAATGGCAAAACTGCAAAAGAGCAAGATATGAGTTCTGCTACCTTTAAAGTCCTGAATTTGAGAAGTTGCTTAACAGAGACTTACTTTGTGGAATCAGCATTGGGGACTCCTGTTAAAGCCAGAGTCTGTCCTGCCTTAAAGGACATGTTCTGCACAAGCACACCCTGTTAGAAACAGAAAGACCGGAGGTTACCCTTTACGtaatttgattttctttttgtatATCTCACACACTACTGGTATGAATAGCCGAACATGTGCATCCACTTAAATTTGACTTGTACAGCTGGGCACCGTGCCTGGTTTTCCCTATAAGACCAACAGAGACTGTAATGATGGAGTGGACAGAATCAGCCTCACAAAAGCAATGCTGTCAAATTTTCCTATGCGTTGAAAGGAAAATCCTCGAGTCTAATGGTAAAGGGCAAAGAGCCAGACttgaactttcaaaaaaaaCTGCAGATGTGGCACAGTTGCTCTGTTGGAAAATCTACGCATGGGCTCTGTccaaaaaaggtacaaaac
It contains:
- the LOC127163551 gene encoding beta-galactoside-binding lectin isoform X2 — its product is MSGVLVQNMSFKAGQTLALTGVPNADSTNFAINIGHSAEDIALHMNPRFDAHGDQRTVVCNSFQDGNWCEEVREGSFPFNQNEEFQLKITFTNEEFLVTLPDGSQFHFPNRQGAEKYKYMHFEGEVRIRGIEIK
- the LOC127163551 gene encoding beta-galactoside-binding lectin isoform X1, which codes for MSGVLVQNMSFKAGQTLALTGVPNADSTNFAINIGHSAEDIALHMNPRFDAHGDQRTVVCNSFQDGNWCEEVREGSFPFNQNEEFQLKITFTNEEFLVTLPDGSQFHFPNCQGAEKYKYMHFEGEVRIRGIEIKWTNRLNKAT